In the Flagellimonas sp. HMM57 genome, one interval contains:
- a CDS encoding S41 family peptidase, with the protein MKKYFLLVLGLSLFIVGCSDDDDGITNTDTPDPTPGADVTVQNFMWQAMNLWYFWQAEVPNLADNRFSNDTDYTTFLEATPDPLDFYNSIQFNEDRFSFSNDDYEELVNSLAGVSKSNGLEFGLVRFGEGNDIFGFVQYVLPDSDAANKGVKRGDIFTRVDGQQLFADRNNSSINNFNLFGADSYTLGFADIVDNTITDNDDEVTLVKVENFVENPILVAETLDVGGEKVAYLMYNRFLGNFNEELNNVFGQFVADGATQLVLDMRYNPGGNVNTSRLLASMVHSTDTNKLYIRERWNSKIQPQLPDSRLNNYFANRIGDNNSAEVNSLGLNTVYILATNDSASASELVMNGLAPYVNVIHIGETTRGKNEFSITLVDDSEGSYIYNPNRENEINPNNRWGLQPLVGRNENADGFFDYTAGLAPNIALEEDIENLGVLGDPNEPMLARAIQEITGVASKRSFTVQMPAKKVMSSRLMTPIKDNMYLDKPWDIDIHFE; encoded by the coding sequence ATGAAAAAATACTTTCTTTTAGTTTTGGGGCTGTCTTTATTTATTGTTGGTTGTAGCGACGATGATGACGGAATTACGAATACTGACACACCAGACCCAACCCCTGGGGCCGATGTCACTGTACAAAATTTTATGTGGCAAGCCATGAACTTATGGTATTTTTGGCAAGCCGAAGTACCAAACTTAGCAGATAACCGTTTCTCAAATGATACTGATTACACCACTTTTTTAGAAGCTACACCCGACCCGCTGGATTTTTACAATAGCATTCAATTTAATGAAGACCGCTTTAGTTTTTCGAATGATGATTACGAAGAACTGGTAAATAGTTTAGCTGGAGTTTCAAAAAGCAATGGATTGGAATTTGGATTGGTAAGATTTGGAGAGGGAAATGATATATTCGGATTTGTTCAATATGTACTTCCCGACTCAGATGCTGCAAACAAAGGTGTTAAAAGAGGAGATATTTTCACTCGGGTAGATGGACAACAGCTCTTTGCCGATCGTAATAATAGCAGCATAAACAATTTTAACCTATTTGGCGCTGATAGCTATACATTAGGATTTGCCGATATCGTTGATAATACGATAACAGACAACGATGATGAAGTTACTTTGGTAAAAGTGGAGAATTTTGTAGAAAATCCGATTTTAGTTGCAGAAACCTTGGACGTTGGCGGCGAGAAAGTTGCGTACTTAATGTACAATAGGTTTCTTGGGAATTTTAACGAAGAACTTAACAATGTTTTTGGACAATTTGTAGCTGATGGTGCAACTCAGTTGGTACTAGATATGCGTTATAATCCCGGTGGGAACGTAAATACTTCGCGATTGTTGGCCAGTATGGTTCATAGTACTGATACCAATAAGCTGTACATACGTGAGCGTTGGAATAGCAAAATACAACCACAGCTGCCAGATTCGAGATTGAATAATTACTTTGCAAATCGTATTGGGGATAATAACAGTGCAGAGGTAAATTCCCTAGGTCTTAACACAGTTTATATCCTGGCGACAAATGATTCCGCTTCTGCCAGTGAATTGGTCATGAACGGCTTGGCCCCATATGTTAACGTTATTCATATTGGAGAGACCACCAGAGGTAAAAATGAATTTTCCATCACATTGGTTGACGACTCTGAAGGGAGTTATATTTATAATCCAAATCGCGAAAACGAAATAAATCCTAATAATAGATGGGGGTTACAACCCTTGGTAGGGAGAAATGAAAATGCTGATGGATTCTTTGATTATACAGCTGGCTTGGCTCCCAATATAGCACTTGAAGAAGATATCGAAAATTTAGGAGTTTTGGGAGACCCCAATGAACCCATGTTAGCAAGAGCAATTCAGGAAATCACCGGTGTTGCAAGCAAGCGGAGTTTTACCGTTCAAATGCCTGCAAAGAAAGTAATGAGCTCCAGACTGATGACTCCAATAAAGGATAACATGTACTTGGATAAACCTTGGGACATTGACATTCATTTTGAATAA